The genomic region ATCGGAGAGGGGGAGAAGGACGAGGCCCCCATGCTCTACAACGGGGAACGGGTCGGCACAGGTGATCCTCCTCCCGTGGACATCGCGGTGGATCCCATCGATGGCACTCGTCCCCTCGCCACCGGCAACCTGAACGCGATCTCCACGGTGGCGATCGCCCCCCGGGGGACGATGTTCGACCCCGGGCCGTTCGTGTACATGAACAAGATCGCAGTGGGGCCCGACGCGAAAGGGAAGGTGGACATCACCGCCCCGGTGGAGGCGAACCTGCGGGCGATCGCGCGCGCCAAGGGAGGCCGGGTCGAGGACCTCACCGTGATCATCCTCGACCGGCCGCGGCACGAGGAGCTCATCGCGCAGGTGCGCCGCCTGCGCGCCCGGATCCGGCTCATCCCGGATGGCGACGTGGCGGCGGCGCTCATGACGGCATGGCCGGAAGCGGGGATCGACGTCCTCCTCGGGATCGGTGGGACGCCGGAGGGCGTGCTGGCGGCGTGCGCCCTGCGGGCGATGGGGGGGGAGATCCAGGGGCGGCTCGTGGCCCGCACCGCGGACGAACTCCGCCGAGGTCGGGAGATGGGGTTCGAGTTCGATCGCACGTTGACCATGGATGACCTCGCGGCCTCGGACGACGTGTGCTTCGCCGCCACCGGGATCACGGACGGGGAGCTCCTGCGGGGCGTGAAGTACTCCGGCGGCGGGGCGACCACGGACAGCCTCGTCGTGCGCGGCCTGTCGGGCACCGTGCGCCAGGTGCGGGCCATCCACCGTCTGGAGAAACTGAACCGGATCAGCCCGATCCCGTACTGAGGGCTAGCCCTCGAAAACGGGCACGAAAGTTGAGGTACGCGGTGGGAGGAGTAGAGTTCCCATCATGCGCGTAGGCTACGTGCAGTTCGCTCCGGAGTTCGGGGAGGTGAGGCGGAACCTGGACAGGGTTACGGAGCTCCTCCTCCGCGAGCGGGCCGACCTGTGGATCCTTCCGGAGCTATTCAGCACCGGCTACCAGTTCGCCACCGTCCGTGAGGCGGTGGATCTCGCGGAGCCGGTGCCGAAGGGCCCCTCCACGACCCGCCTCCTCGCCCTCGCCCGGGAGGGTACCTGCCACCTCGTGGCCGGGCTCGCCGAACAGGCGGGTGGCCGCGCCTACAACTCCGCGGTGCTCGTCGGCCCCACGGGCCTCATCGCCCGCTACCGCAAGGTCCACCTCTTCTACGAGGAGAAGCGCTTCTTCGCCCCGGGGGATCTCCCGTTCAAGGTCGCCGACATCGGCCGGGCGCGGGTCGGACTCCTCGTGTGCTACGACCACTTCTTCCCCGAGGCGGCCCGCGCGCTCGCCCTCCAGGGAGCCGAGCTGATCGCCCACCCCGCGAACCTCGTCATGCCCGGGCTCGCCCAGCTCACGATGCGGGTGCGGGCGATGGAGAACCGCGTGTTCACCGTGACCGCGAACCGGATCGGGGTCGAAGCGCGCACCGGGGAGACGCTCCGCTTCACTGGCCTGTCCCAGATCGTGGCCCCCAACGGGGATGTGCTCGTCCAGGCTTCTCAGGACAGAGAAGAAGCGCGGGTGATCGAGATCGACCCCGCTCAAGCGCGGGACAAACACCTCACGCGTCTGAACGACGTGTTCGCCGACCGCCGCCCGGAGTTCTACCGTTGCCTGGTCCAACCAGACAGGGCCGAGGGGTAGAGGGGCCGATGTTCAAGGTCGCCACGTTCAACGCGAACTCCATCCGCTCCCGGCTCCCCGTCATCGCCGCCTGGCTCGCCCAGGAGAAACCGGACGTCCTCTGCCTCCAGGAGACAAAAGTCCAGGACCACGAGTCCCCAGCTGCGTTCTTTCGGGAGAGGGGCTACCACGTCGTGTTCCGCGGGCAGAAGGCCCACGCCGGGGTCGCCCTGGCCAGCCGGGCTGAGCCCACGGACGTCCGCTATGGGCTCGACGACGGCGGCCCCGCGGACGAGGCGCGCCTGATCCAAGCCACGGTGGAGGGGATCCCGATCGTCAACACGTACGTCCCCCAAGGGCAGTCCGTGGACTCCCCCCTCTTCGCGTACAAGCTGGAGTGGCTCGCGCGGATGAGGGACTACTTCACCCGCCACTTCTCGCCTCGGAAGCCCCTCCTCTGGTGCGGGGACTTCAACGTTGCCCCAGAGGAGATCGACGTCCATGACCCGCAGCGCCTCCAGAAGCACGTGGACTTCCATCCCGAGGCCCGGGCGGCCTTGGAGCGCGTCCGGGAGTGGGGGTTCGTGGACGTGTTTCGCCAGCACCACCCGGGCGAGCACGGGCAGTTCACGTTCTGGGACTACCGCGTGCGGGGTGCGTTCGAGCGAAACGTGGGGTGGCGGGTAGACCACATCTGGGCCACGCCGCCCTTGGCGAGGAAGTCGGTTCGGTCCTGGATTGATCGCGAGGCGCGGCAGGCGGAGAAGCCCTCCGATCACACGTTCCTCGCCGCCGAGTTCGCTCTATAAGACCCCCCGCGCCCGGCGGGGATCGCACGCGGCGTTCCCCCCACTCCCCCCGGCCGTGGTAGGATTCGGGTGGAGGTGATCCACGGTGAAGGAGTTCTCATTCATCCTCGGGAACAACCCAGGGGCCCTCGCCGAGATCTCGGAGGAGTTGGGGGCGGAGCACGTGAACCTGGAGGCGGTCGCTGGCCTGACCGTCCTCGATGAGGGCGTGATCTCGATCGTGACCGACAACGCCGACAAGACGCGCAAGGTCCTGCGCGCCAAGGGGGTCGAGTTCGAGGAGAGGGAGGCGCTGGTGATGGCCCTGCCCCATCAACCGGGGCAGCTCGCCTCGATCCTCAGCCGGCTCGCCGATGAGGGGATCAACGTCCTCTCCTGCTACTGCACCGTGGAGAAGAACCAGATCGTGCTCACCGTAGACCAGGTGGACCGGGCGAAGGCCATCTTCCGCATCCCCTGACCGGGATAGATGAGCGAGCCGTGCCCAGTGCCTCCGTCCGCATGTACGGGGAGCTGAACGATTTCCTCCCGCCGGGATGGCGCCAGGAGGCGATCGCCTACACCTTCCAGGGGACCCCGGCGGTCAAGGACGTGATCGAGTCCCTCGGCGTCCCTCACGTCGAGGTGGAGCTCGTGCTCCTCAACGGCGAGTCGGTGGACCTCGCAGCGCGGCTCGGCCTGGGCGACCGGCTGGCCGTGTACCCGAAGTTCGAGAGCCTCGATGTGACGGGGCTCCTCGCGGTGCGGCGGGAGCCCCTCCGCCGGATCGCGTTCCTCCTCGATGGCCACCTCGGGAAGCTCGCTCGGTACCTGCGGCTACTCGGGTTCGACGCCGCCCACGCCAATGGGTTCCCGGACGAGGAGCTCGTCGCGGCGGCATCCCGCGAGGAGCGGATCGTCCTCACCCGCGACCGGGCGCTCCTCAAGCGCAGCGTCGTCACCCATGGGTACTGGGTGCGGTCCACGGACCCCATCGAACAAGCGCGGGAGGTCGTGCGACGGTTCGACCTCGCAGGCCACGTGCGCCCGTTCACGCGGTGCCTGGTCTGCGGCGGCCCCCTCGCTCCGGTGGCCAAGGAGGAAGTCGTGGAGCGGATCCCCCCCCGCGTGGCCGCGTGGCGGGACGACTACCTGCGGTGTACTGGCTGCGGGAAGCTCTACTGGGAGGGGACCCACCACCCCCGGCTCCGGGCGACGGTGGATCGGATCCTGGAGGGAAGCGCAGTCAGTGGTCCAGGTTGAGGCGGAGGAGGGGGAACTCCGGATCGTCCCGGAGGATCTGGAACCCGTGGCGGAGGTAGAACGCAGCGGGACCGGACGGGTTCTCCGCGCTCTCTTTCCGGGCAAACGTCTCCAGCGTGCTCAACCCTCGGCTACGTAGCTCGCGCAGGATGTCCTGGAGGAGGAGGCTCCCCCAGCCGCGTCCGCGGTGGGCGCGAGACGGGAAGAACAGGCACGCCAGGAACACGGCGTCGTCGCTCACCGGCCCCGCTGGGCAGGATCGCGCGTTGGGGAAGAAGCTCGGGGGACCGTACTGGGCGTAGCCCACGGCCTGGCCGTCGGCATAGAGGAGGCGGCCGCACTCCCCGAACTCCGCCCGCACCCGGCGGACCCAGGCGAGCTTCCGTTGGAAGGCCTCCGCTCGGTTCCCCGCCTTGGGATCAGCCCAGAGCTCAGGGTGTTCCCAATACAAGCAGTACTTGCAGCTCCACGGGGGAGCGTCCCACTCCGGCGCTCCGGCAAGGTTGTCCTCTACAAGCGGAAGAGCAGTCATGTCTTGAGGGAGTCAGTATTCCACCTGGACTTTCCCCGCTTCGGTGGACAGTCTAGCGCTTGACGCCCACGCTGTCTGCCTGACCGTGGTCGTCATCCGTGACCCCTGTATTCCACTGACCCTACACCAACGGGTTCTCCCGTCTCCTCAGCAACGCTCCCTTCCCGGTGGTACCTCCGTTCGTACCCCGTCGGGGTCTCGTACCCCAACGCCGAGTGCCGTCGGTGCGGGTTGTACCACCCCTCGATGAACGCGAACACCTCCCGTCGCCCCTCATCCCGGGTTTCAAACCTCTGGCGATCGAGAAGCTCGCACTCCAGGGTTGCAGAGAAGCTCTCACAGAGCGCGTTGTCGTGGCAGTCTCCCACGGATCCCATCGACGGCCGGATCCCGGCCTCCCGGCACCTCTTCCCGAACGCAACGGCCGTGTACTGGCTCCCGTGGTCGGAGTGATGGATCACTTCCCGCGGCTGGCGTTGCCCGATCGCCATGTTCAGGGCCTTGAGCACGAGTTCCGTCCGCAGAGGCGCCTCCATCGCCCACCCCACCACCCGCCGGCTGAACGCATCCACCACCGCCGCTAGGTACAGGGTCCCTTCCCCGGTCGGGATGTACTCGATGTCCGCGACCCACAGCCGGTCCGGCGCCTCGCTGGTGAACTCCCGCTTCACCAGGTCCGGGGCCGGCTGCGCCTCCGGATCCCTCTTCGTCGTCCCCCGGCGCCGACGCCGGCTGGTGCCCGCCAGCCTCCCGCATCAGGCGAGCCACGCGCTTGCGCCCCACTCGGATCCCTTGCGCCCTGAGCTTCGCATGGATCCGTGGTGCGCCGTACGTCCCACGGCTGCGGGCATGGATCGCCTCGATCCGTTCCCGAAGCCGCACGTCCTCCCGCGCCTGCCGCGACGGGAACCTTCCCATCCACGCGTAGTACCCACTGGTGGAGACCTCCAGCACGCGGCACATCGTGGCCACCGGATAGCGAACCTGGTGTGCGCTCATGAACTCGTAGACCCGGGTGGTACCGAGCCGGTCTCCCGAGCGAACCAGGCCGCGGCTTTTGCCAAGATCTCCCGCTCCAGGCGGAGCTGTCGGTTCTCACGGCGCAGCCGGCGCAGCTCTTCTCGCTCCCCCGTCGTCATCCCCGAAGGGTCGCGGCCCTCATCGCGGTCCGCCTGCTTCACCCAACCCCGGATCGTCTCGTAGGACGGCTCGAACTCGCGGGATAGCTCCCGCGCTGCCCGTCCTGCCCGCACCAACTCCATCTCTCGCCGGAACTCCGGCGGGTGCGGCGGACGTGTCCTCGGCATCGTCAACATCTCCCATGCAAGCCTAAGGGTGTCCACGAAACCGGGTCAACTCCATAGCTACAGCTCCCTCCTAACCCATATAATGGTGTCAACCCACGGCGGGTCCCGAGCAACAGGCACCGCGGGGGGGGCGGACTATGAAGGCAGAAGGCAACAGGAGCGCGAAGCACTCGTCCAAGAATAGGAGAGCTATTCGTGGCGTCAATGGGACACCGAGTCGAGCAGAATCGAAGGCCCGTGTTGGCGACTCCGTTCCGGCTGTGGGCCCGGAAGTGAAGGCTCTCCGTCCCAGATCACCTAGCGGGGACTTCTCGAGTCACGAGCTTGTTACCCTTGCAGTCTATCTTCTTGGGGGAGGCTCACATGCTGTCGATACCGAGGATGTTGCTGTCAAGGTGAACGAGCTCGCTCCCGGCAAGTTTGTGTGGAAGCGTTACCCTGCCCAGATAAACCTTGAGATCGTCCGCGTCTACCTCTCTGACGCAAAGAAACAATCTAAGGGCGCCTATCTGACGGGGTCCGGTACTAATGGATGGCGGATCACCCGGCGGGGGCTGGAGTTCGCTCGGAGACGAATCGGTGAGCTGCAAGGCGAAGGCGCGCCTCAGTCAGTCGCCAGGCAGCGAGATGGGCGATGGCGGTCGCGCGAAAGGAAGCGATTGCTTGCATCAGATGCCTACGCTCGCTTCAGGACCGGCGGCGCGAGTGCTGTCAGTCGACAGGACGCAGAGAGGTTCTTCCGTGTTGACGAGTATGTAACTGGACCTGCTCGGGAGACGAAGGTGGCTCGCATCTTAGAAGCCTTTGGAGATGATCCCAGGCTAGGTAAGGTTGTGCGGGCAGTGGCAATCCTTCTTGAGGGGGCGATGAGCGATGGTTGACGGAACACAGCACCTTCTTGTTAGGTCCCATGTCGCACGAGATCTCCTTCAGAACGCAGCGCTGTTCAAGACCGACAAGCTCGTGGTCTGGGAGTACGTCTCCAACGGGCTGGAGTACGTTGATCCGGTGGTGAACCCGGTCGTCCGGGTGGAACTGGATAGTCGTTCGAAGCGTATCACAGTACAGGACAACGGAAGGGGGATGGACTGGGCGGGGCTTGAGAACTTCTTCCTGATGCACGGAGAGAACGTTGATCGCAAGCTAGGTAGGCCCGGCCGTGGTCGGTTCGGGACAGGCAAATCTGCAGCCTTTGGAATAGCAGATGTCTTGCGAGTGACCTCTGTACGAAATGGTCGGTGCTCAAAAGTCGAGTTGCGGCGAAAGGACATTGAAGCTCATAACGGTGAAGGCCCGATCCCTGTGAACGTGCTAGAGAGGGACAAACCCGTATCAGAACCTAATGGCACGGTTGTGGAGATAGAGAGTATCCACCTCCAAGCGCTGGACCAACCTGCGATTATCCGCTACATTGAACGGCAGATTGCACGGTGGCCACGCAATGTGACTGTAATCGTCAACGGCCAGGTGTGCTCTGTTCAGGAACCAGCTGCCTGCAGGGAGTACATCTTCAAGCCGACTGGTTCTCTGCTCCAAAGACTTGGCGATGTCCAGCTCGTTGTGAAGGTGTCGAAGACACCCCTAGATGAAGAGCAGCGAGGGATAGCGGTCTATTCCAAGGGGGTTCTTCACGAAACAACACTGGGTGGCAATGAGAATCGCGAGATGTCGCAGTACATCTTTGGCTTGCTTGATGTACCGGCGCTGGATGATGATCGGTCACCGATACCCGCCTTTGATCTGAGTCGCTCCATGCGGCTGAACCCCAACAACGAACTCGTCCAATCCATCCATGCCTTCATTGGACAGAAGGTCGACGAAGTCCGAAGAGAACTTGTGGAAGAGGAGAAAAAGAGGAGAAGAAGCGAGGAGGCCCGCACCCTTGCCCGCCGGGCGGATGAGATTGCGAGAGTCATCAACCAGGATTTCCAGGAGTTTCTTGAGCGGGTGGCGCGCATTCGCTCCCTCGGGCATGGAGTCCCGGAACGCACTGGTCAGCAGGCGCGGTCCGGGAGCGACCAGAGAGATTTGGTCATTGGCGGGGATCTGCCCGCTCAGGTGATTGCCTCGACCGGCGGCCTTGGTGCAAGTGGTGAGGGTGGAAATCGTGGTGGGACCCCTAGGAGTATCAACCCAGAAGTAGCTCCCGGTGACGCAAACAGCGAGGTAAGGGGACGACCTGCTGGAGGACGTGGGAACCGTTTTGGTGTGTCCACCGGGGGGTTCAGGGTCGAGTTTCAGAGGATGGGACCGGAAGAGCGCCGCGCTCATTGCCTTACAGACAGCCGGGTGATCTACGTCAACCTCGATCACCCTCAGATCGTGGCTGCCCGTGAGGGTAACAACATTAACGACCCTGGCTTCCTGCGGCTTGTAACGGAGGTTGCCTTCACGGAATACGCGATAGCGCTTGCGCATGAGCTTGCCAGTCGGGGTGAGTTTATCGATTTCACAGACCCAGCGGTACATATCCGCGAGACCCTCAACCGAGTTGCCCGACGAGGAGCAGCTTTGTACTCCTAAGGTGATCGGTCGTGACCACTGGTCGGTTCCCACGTCGTGGGCAAACGATCGCGCCCGCCCTCCTAGCAGACATCCTCAGCTGCCGGGCAGGCGACTACGTGTCAGGCCTGCCCCCAGAGGCTGCACAGGAAGTTCTGTCCAGGTTGAGCAAAGAGACTTGGCAGAGGTTCCAGCCAACGGTTTGTGTCCTTCTCGGAAAGGCGGTGGTAGCGCGCACCGCGAAGGTGATCTCTGGTGGCTCACCCGAACTCCGAGCGGCTCTTCTGAAGAGGAGGCTTCCTCAGCTCCCCGGGTCAGTTCACGTGGATGATCTGTCAATAGAGGCAAGAACGCGCGGGGTATTGATGAGAGCCGGGTTGGGCCAGATCTCCGAGGCCCTAAGCAGAGAGACCGCGGTTGGGGACCTGCTGGACCTGCAGGGTCTTGGAGCACACGGGTTAGTCGACCTGTTGGCCGGTCTCGATGGCTACCTCGAGGGCGGCCCACGGACCGAGCGCCCAGCTCCCGAATCCTATCTCTTGCGGGCACGCCTCCGTCACCCGCGTCGCGCGTGGCAGAAGGGACCGCCTCGCAAGAATGAAGGCGACGACCTCTCCGTAACATGCGAGCTCATCCAGCAGGCGTCGTCTCTGTCTGAAGTCACGGCTGATGACCCCCGATTTGGCGCGGCGATTCGTTCACTGTGCCCAAGAGCCAGAACCCTCCTCGAGTGCGCCCGAGAGCTAGAGCGTTGTAGTCGTCCAGAGGAGCGGCGATCGTCACTCGCTGAACGACTCCTTGAACTTGCTTCACGGCTCGAGAGCGCACAGGCGTCATGTCTTGAGCAAGAACTGAGTGAGATAGCCACAGCCGTGAGTGGGAGGCGTAGCGGACGGATCACCACAAGGCGCCTCGGCTGGGACGGCAGGGGGGGAACGACTCTGCAGAATCTTGCAGACGAGAATGGAGTCACTCGAGAACGGATTCGGCAGATTGTCGCGTCGTCGTGTGAGAGGCTGGCTGGTGTCCGTGTCTACGCACCTGTGCTTGACAAGGCACTCTCACTCGTTCGCGAAACGATTCCGTCACCTGCAAAGGCCGTCCAGGAAACCCTTCTGAAGCGTGGGATCACCAGGTGCGCCTTTGACCTCCGCGGCCTCGTGAGTGCTGCCGAGGTACTTCGACCGACTGTCTCCATCTTGCTGTGTGGCCGACTGATCACTTCCTCTGTCGACCGAGGTGACATTGCGGCGATTGCCAGAGGAGCGCGGCAGGCGGCATCGCGGCGGGGTATGGCAACTGTCAAGACCGTGCAGGAGGGCGTGCGGGTCACTACCCAGCGCTTGGTGTCTCCCTCGCTGGTTCAGCACATCCTGCAGGGGGAGCGGGACCTGCGCTGGCTGGACACTGAGCACCAATGGTTCTGTTTCCGCAGATCCAGCCGCAACGCTGCGGCCACTCACATCAAGAGGATCCTCTCTCTGGTTCCCAGGATCCATCTTGAAGAGCTTCGGGAAGGAGTGTGCCGCCCTCATCGGATGAGAGGGATGTGGCCCCCTGTAGATGTTCTCAAGGAATTCTGTGTGGGTCTTCCGTTCTGCACCGTGGATGGCGACTTCGTAGCGCGAACCGTTCCCCTTGACTGGCGGCAGGAGCTGAGCGGACGCGTGACAACGATTGTCCACATCCTGTTTGAGAATGGCATGGTCATGAGGGTGGACGATCTCGAAGATGAGTGCCTGAAGCGAGGCATGCCGCGCTCAACATTCTGGAGTTACATCAGTTACTCGCCCGTTCTCCAGAAGTATGCAGACTCTGTGTATGGGATACGTGGCGCTGAGGCAAGTCCTGGTGTGATCCAGGCTTTGATCCGCAAGAGGGATCCCCGACGGCATCTGAAGGACTACGGCTGGACTCCGACTGGCGCCGTCTGGATGATGTTTCGAGTCTCAGCGGCCATGTTGCGTTCTGGGGTGCTCCCGGTGCCATCGGCGATGAGAGACCAGTTAGCAGGGGAGTTCTCCTTGAAGAGCGCCGACGGAGCGACCGTCGGGAGGCTCGTCTCCAAGGCAACAGGGACGTGGGGCCTTGGGCCACTGTTCCGCCAGCACGGGGCGAGCCCTGGTGACTTCCTATTGCTGACTGTGGATCGACAGAAACGTGAGGCGGTGGCGTGGCTTGGTGACCGAACCCTCATCAACCAGGTCCTTGCCGCTCTGGGCGCGCCCATCCATGCATCAGAAAGTTCCCCGTGATCTGCTGTGAACCGCCCCGGGTTCACCGGAGGGTACTTCATCTGAGTCCGGCCACGAGGGCCGGAGCCTCCTTGGGGTGGTAGTGTAGCTCCTCGAACGCGGCGGGTGAGATGTGCCCGATCGGCTCAAGCAGCCGCTTTGTGTTGAACCAATCCACCCAGTCGAGTGTCTCGAACTCGACATGCTCCACCCCCCGCCACGGTCCCCGCTCCTGGATCACCTCCGTCTTGTACAGTCCGATGATCGTCTCAGCGAGAGCGTTGTCGTAGGAGTCGCCCACGCTTCCCACCGACGGCTCGATCCCCGCCTCCCTCAGGCGCTCGGTGTAGCGGATCGAGAGGTACTGCACACCCCGGTCGCTGTGGTGCACGAGCCGCTGCGTGTCAGGCCGGGCGTACAACGCCTGCTCGAGGGCATCGAGCGCCAGGTCGCTCCGTAGAGACCTCGACACCCGCCACCCGACGATCCGACGGGAGAACGCATCGATCACGAACGCCGCGTACACGAACCCCGACCAGGTAGCCACGTAGGTCAAGTCCGCCACCCACAGCTGGTTGGGTCGGCTGGCCGTGAAGTCACGCTCGACAAGATCAGCCGGACGCGCTAGGGCTTCCTCGGGGATCGTCGTGCGGATCCTCTTCCCCCGGACAGCGCCCACCAGCCCCATCCTCCGCATCAACCGCTCCACCGTGCACCGCGCTACCGTGACCCCTTCTCGCCCGAGCTTCCGCCACACCTTCCGCGCTCCGTAGATCCGCCGGTTCTCCTCACACACGCGCTGGATCTCCTCGCTCAACGCTGCGTCACGGTGAGCACGCTCGGGTAGCCGTGAGGGGTTCCTCTCGCGTGCCTTCTGTTCGTAGTAGGTCGACGGGGCGATCGGTAGCACCTCGCAGATCGGCTCGACCCCGTACTCCTCCCGGTGCGCATCGATGAACGACGTCATCTCTTCCGTCGGCGGTCGAGCTCCGCTTGGGCGAAAAAAGCTGACGCCTTCCTGAGGATCTCGTTGGCGCGCCGCAGCTCGCGGTTCTCTCGCTCGAGTTCCTTCATCCGCGCCCGCTCATCGCTCGTCACTCCGCCGCGACGTCCAGTGTCGATCTCTGTCCGACGCACCCACGTGCGCAGCGTCTCCGGCGTACACCCGATCTTGCCGGCGATCGACACGATCGCTGCCCACTGGGACGTGTGCTCCCGCTCGTGCTCGAACACCATCCGCACCGCCCGCTCCCGTACCTCCGGGGAGTACCTCGCTGACTTCGCCATGTCCCCATCCTCTCAAGCTGACAGGCCTCCGGCAATCTCGGGGCGGTTCAGCTGGCTTGAATGGGGCGAAGGACCCCATTCCGTCTACTCAGCCCGTGCCGTATGGTACCCGCGGCTTCCATCGGAACTTCGTGCTAGAGCGCGCCTGGGCAGGGAACGTGACATGCGTGAAGCGTGCGCGGGGATCAAGGACAGGATCTCACCGAGAGACAGAGGAAGAACTCGCGGTTGCCGGCCGGGCCGAGGAGCGGCGAGGGGGTACTTCCCCGGACCGTCCAGTCCAGTTCCTGTTCGGCGAACGCGGCGATCCCGTCCACCACCGCCTCATGCACGGTCGGATCGCGGACCACGCCCCGGCGCACCGCTTCCCGCCCGGCCTCGAATTGAGGTTTGACGAGGGCGATCACGTCTCCTCCCGGTTTCACGATCGTCGCGAGCGGCGGGAGAACGAGCCGGAGCGAGATGAACGACACATCGACCGTGGCCAGGTCCACCCCTTCCCCGATGTCCTCGGGCCGGAGGTAGCGGGCGTTCACCCCCTCCCGCACGACGACCCGCGGGTCGTTCCTGAGCCTCCACGCGAGTTGGCCCCGTCCCACATCCACCGCATACACCCGCTCCGCCCCGCGCTGGAGGAGGCAGTCCGTGAACCCCCCGGTCGAGGCCCCCACATCGAGGCACGTCTTCCCTTGTGGATCGACCCCGAACGCGGCGAGCGCGGCTTCGAGCTTGTCCCCGCCACGAGAGGCGTACCGCGGAGGGGTGGACACCTCGATCACGGCGTCGAGCGGGACTTCTGTTCCCGGCTTGTCGCGAAGGTCCCCGGCCACCCGCACCCGGCCGGCGCGGATGAGGGCCTGAGCCTGGGCCCGCGACGGGGCGTAGCCCCGCGCGACGAGGAGGAGATCCAGCCTCTCCTTTCCTCCCTTCATTGCCTCGCCGCGCGCGGACTCATCCCCTCCCAGCCACGACCTCCCCGGCCCGCGCGCGGTTGAACGTAGAGAGCCCGTCGGCGAGGACCGCGCACGCCCGGCGCAGGTCGTCCGCCTTGAGGACGTACGCCCCACGGGCCTCGTCCTTCCCGAGCCCCGGCGTCACGTAGAACCCGCTCCCCGGGGCGAGCATCACCGTCTCCGGGCCGGGGTAGTCGGTGAGCATCCAGCGGATGAACGCCTCGGAGTCCTCCACCGGGAGGCCCATCATCACGTAGAACGCCCCCTCCGGGACGCGGAATGTGATCCCGGGGATGTCAAGGAGTTCTTTGCAGAACAGGTCCCTCCGCATCCGGTACTCGCCGATCATCTCCTCAACCACGGCCCGGTGGTTCGGATCGGCCATGAACGCGACGAGCCCCAGCTGCTCAAACGTGGGGGCGGAGAGGCGGATCGTGGCGCACTTGTTCGCCGCGGCCATCACGTCCTTGTTGCGGGACACGAACGCCCCAATCCGGGCCCCGCACGCCGACAGCCTCTTCGAGATCGAATCCACGAGGATCGCCCGATCGCGGACCTCGGAAAAGGTGAGGAGGCTCGTGTGCCCTCCCTCGTACACGAACTCCCGGTACACCTCGTCGGAGATGATGAACAGATCGTGCCGCAGCGCGATGTCCACCACCATCTCCAGCTCCGCCTTCGTGTACACGACCCCGGTCGGGTTCCCGGGATGGGAGAAAAGGATCGCCTTCGTGCGTGGGCCGATGTGGGCCTCGATCTCCCGGCGCGGGGGGAGGTGGAACCCGTCCTCGCGGCAGGTGGTGATGGGCACGATCTCGACGTTGGTGAGGCGGGCGTAGCCGAGGTAGTTCGGGTAGAACGGCTCGGGGACGAGGACCTGATCCCCTGGATCGCAGGCGATGGTGAGGGCGAACGTGATCCCCTCCGATCCGCCGATCGTGATGAGGACCTCCTCCTTGGCCACCTGGAGGCCACACTCCCCGTAGTAGCGGGCGAGGGCCTCCATGGCCTCCGGGATCCCGGGGGACGGGGCGTAGTCGAGCACCTTGACCGTGGCCTCGTGGACCCCGCGCATGAACGCAGCCGGGGTGGGGATGTCCGGCTGGCCGATATTCAGGTGGTACACCTTCTTCCCTCGCTTCTTTGCCTCGA from Candidatus Bipolaricaulis anaerobius harbors:
- a CDS encoding pyridoxal phosphate-dependent aminotransferase, translating into MPKLSARSVAAPASPIRRLYPLAVEAKKRGKKVYHLNIGQPDIPTPAAFMRGVHEATVKVLDYAPSPGIPEAMEALARYYGECGLQVAKEEVLITIGGSEGITFALTIACDPGDQVLVPEPFYPNYLGYARLTNVEIVPITTCREDGFHLPPRREIEAHIGPRTKAILFSHPGNPTGVVYTKAELEMVVDIALRHDLFIISDEVYREFVYEGGHTSLLTFSEVRDRAILVDSISKRLSACGARIGAFVSRNKDVMAAANKCATIRLSAPTFEQLGLVAFMADPNHRAVVEEMIGEYRMRRDLFCKELLDIPGITFRVPEGAFYVMMGLPVEDSEAFIRWMLTDYPGPETVMLAPGSGFYVTPGLGKDEARGAYVLKADDLRRACAVLADGLSTFNRARAGEVVAGRG
- a CDS encoding IS3 family transposase (programmed frameshift), whose amino-acid sequence is MAKSARYSPEVRERAVRMVFEHEREHTSQWAAIVSIAGKIGCTPETLRTWVRRTEIDTGRRGGVTSDERARMKELERENRELRRANEILRKASAFFGPSGARPPTEEMTSFIDAHREEYGVEPICEVLPIAPSTYYEQKARERNPSRLPERAHRDAALSEEIQRVCEENRRIYGARKVWRKLGREGVTVARCTVERLMRRMGLVGAVRGKRIRTTIPEEALARPADLVERDFTASRPNQLWVADLTYVATWSGFVYAAFVIDAFSRRIVGWRVSRSLRSDLALDALEQALYARPDTQRLVHHSDRGVQYLSIRYTERLREAGIEPSVGSVGDSYDNALAETIIGLYKTEVIQERGPWRGVEHVEFETLDWVDWFNTKRLLEPIGHISPAAFEELHYHPKEAPALVAGLR
- a CDS encoding TlyA family RNA methyltransferase, with amino-acid sequence MKGGKERLDLLLVARGYAPSRAQAQALIRAGRVRVAGDLRDKPGTEVPLDAVIEVSTPPRYASRGGDKLEAALAAFGVDPQGKTCLDVGASTGGFTDCLLQRGAERVYAVDVGRGQLAWRLRNDPRVVVREGVNARYLRPEDIGEGVDLATVDVSFISLRLVLPPLATIVKPGGDVIALVKPQFEAGREAVRRGVVRDPTVHEAVVDGIAAFAEQELDWTVRGSTPSPLLGPAGNREFFLCLSVRSCP